From the Candidatus Saccharibacteria bacterium genome, the window GGCATCGTTCGGCAGTGGCCTGCTAATAGGGCAGAGGAGTACACTGCCATTTGCTATTTCGCAGGCATTCCTCATGGTTGGCCTAACGCATATTATTGCAGTCAGTGGTTATAACTTGACTATACTGCTCAATGCCTCGAAACGCTTGCTTGAAAAACGTTCAAAGCAACTCATGGTTTTAGTGGCGCTGTTGTTGGTAGGATTTTTTATGCTGGTGACTGGTGCCAGTGCGAGCATAGTTCGCGCGGCAGTAGTAAGTGGTTTAGCGCTTGCCGCGTGGTATTATGGTCGACCGGTTCGACCGATGGTGCTGATTTTGCTGGCTGCAGCACTAACAGCATATGCAACCCCCGTGTATATCTGGAGTGATATTGGCTGGTGGCTGTCTATGCTGGCATTTTTCGGCATATTGGTCGTTGCGCCTACGGTTCTGCACCGGCTTTTCCCAAAAAAGCAACCTCCGCTTCTTGCAAGCATGGCGGTAGAAACACTGGCAGCAGAAGCCATGACCATACCGCTTGTTATGTTTATATTTGGCCAGGTTTCACTGGTGGGGTTGCTGGCCAATATGCTCGTTGCGCTGTTTATTCCCATAGCAATGCTTTTGAGTTTTATCGCTGGGCTAGCGGGCATGCTCGTTCCTCTTGCTGCAGGCTGGGCGGCGCTGCCGGCACAACTGCTGCTTACCTACATGCTTGACGTAACTGTCCTGCTTTCGCAAATACCCCATGTGTTTCGTACCCACTCGTACCTAAGTGTCGTTGACATGACGCTCTGTTACGCACTCATAATCACGGTCATTTATCTGTTACGTAAAAAGAAGCGGATATGGTTTACCGAGCTAGCCACGACACGGTATTAATGCTATAAATAAGACAATGGATGAACGAAAACAGTACGGCAAGCTATCAGTTCTCGAGCCAGTGGGGGTAACCCGCCACTACCCCAAAAAACGTACCATCCTGTTTCAAGGTGAAGTACCCGCGAGTGTCATGGTACTGCGCAGTGGCATTGTGAAGGTCTATGGTATTACGGGCGACGGAGACCAGCGCACGGTCACCATTCTTACGGCTGGCGATGTGTTTCCCATGTCGTGGGTGTTTGGTAAGTCACAGCAGTGTATCTACTATTTTGAGGCACTGACTGACTGCACGGTGCTGGCGGTGAGCAAAGAAGACTACGAACATGCTCTCGCCACAAACCTAGAGCTAAAGGAGCAGATTTTCCAAAACTACATGTCTCACTACGTTGCCGCAACCATGCATGTCTATGCCTTAGAGCACTCATATGCGCAGGATAAGCTCATTTACATACTTCAGTACCTCGTCACGCGTTTTGGTGAAAAGCAAGATGACGGTCGCTGTAAAATAGGGTTACGGCTGAGTCATCAGGACATAGCGGAGATGGTTGGAATTACGCGAGAAACAGCGGCGGTTGAACTGCATAAGCTCAAAGCAAAAGAACTCATTGACTACCAAAAATTTACCTACATTGTTGACTGTGACAGGCTGTTCCATACAGACAGGGGTGATGAGTTCGACAGTCTCGAACTCAAACATACATTGCCCGGCCGAGGGTAAGAGTCGTAACGGGAAAGAGGGCATTTTTGTCTTGCCGCACTAGCTATTTCGCTTAAAACATGGTAAGCTAACAGATAGAAATGGAGTAGTTTTTGTATGTCCGGACATAGCAAGTGGTCTACCATAAAACGAGAAAAAGGTGCCAAAGATGCGGCGCGCGGTGCGGTGTTTACCAAACTTGGTAATGCCATAGCCATAGCGGCCCGGAGCGGCACTGACCCAGAAACCAATTTTGCCCTGCGTCTTACCATAGACAAAGCCAAAATGGCAAATATGCCGCATGCCAACATCCAGCGGGCAATCGACCGCATAAAAGACAAGTCTGCGGCAGAGCTGCAAGAAGTGCTCTACGAAGGTTACGGCCCGGGTGGTGTTGCCATATTGGTCGAGGTAGCAACCGACAACATCAACCGTACTTATCCGGAAGTGCGCCTGGCGTTTAGTAAGCACGGCGGTAATATCGCCGAAAAGGGCGCGGTGGCATTTCAGTTTATGCGCAAGGGGCTGATTGTGGTGAAAGCTAAGGGCGATGAGTTCATGCTGGAAGCGCTCGACGCAGGCGCAGAAGATGTGCAGGAAGATGGCGAGCTGAGCGAGGTGTACACCGCCGCAACGGAACTAGCACGGGTGCGTGACGCGCTAAAGGCTCGTGGCTACGAAATTACCGAGGCAGAACTAACCTATGTGCCAAACAACACCGTGGACGTTACCGATGCCGATACGGCTGGCAAAATTATGCGCCTCATGGACGCACTCGATGATTGCGACGATGTCGCAAATACGCACGTCAACTTCGACATTGCCGAAGGCCTGCTGGGGTAGCCTAGTGGCGTACGAAAAAGAACTTCAATTTGCAAAGTCATTAGCGCTTGATGCAGGTGAGATTATGCGCCGCTATTTTCGTTCCAGCGAGCTTGCCATAACACAAAAACAAGACTTAACACCACTCACGGTTGCCGATACTCAAATTAACGAACTTGTCATCGAGCGCGTAAAGAGTGAATTTCCCTCGTACGGTGTGCTTGGTGAAGAAGCATCTTATGAACCGAAACGCGAGCTTCTCTGGGTTGTTGACCCCATAGATGGTACCAGCCCGTTTAGCTGCGGTATTCCGGTGAGTACATTTTCGCTTGCCTTGGTCGACCGGCAGAACGGGCAACCGTATGTGTCGGTAACGTATGACCCCTATCTTGATGAACTTATGTTTGCAACAAAGGGTGGTGGCGCTTTCTGCGGCGAGAAAACGCTTCGTACAAGCCAGACGAAAGATTTAGCTGGTCAGTATGTGATGCAGGGAAGTGGACTTTGGGGTATCAAACCAACCGTTTCTATCGGAGATATCGTCACAGGGTTGAATGCAGCTGATGTGCGCGGGTTCAACTTTATTTCGGCCGTGTACGGAGCAAGGCAAGTTGCAAAAGGTAATTTTGCAGCTGGGTTCTTACTGTATGGCTCGCCTTGGGATAGCGCCGCAGTCTCACTTCTCGTGAGTGAGGCGGGTGGAGTTGCGAGCGACATATTTGGCAGTCCTCGTCGATATGACGAATTTGCAAATGGCCTACTTGTGTCATGCAACGAAATTGTTCACGAAAAGATGCTACATATTATTCGAGCATCAGCTCTGCCAGGTATGCACGCGTAGCCACTGTTTTTGGGCTGGGTGACGTGCTACTATGCTGGTATGAAAGAGTTCAAACGGGCGACGATTATTTTTCTAAGTTTTTTGGCGCTTGTGGCAATAACATCTGTAGTATTAGCGTTCGTACCAGTACGCCAGCGGCAGGTTGATGTTCCGAAAGGGTTTTACTACGGTGAGACGACGAACCAGGTTAGCACACAAGACGCGGCGAAATTTACGCGTAAATGGTATGGCTTCCCGGCGACCGTTGCCGAGAAAGAGGTTGTGTCGTACGCACGGGGGAATTATGAAAGTGCAACCTATGATATTCAGCGGTTTAGCATATTCTATGCGGTCGTAAACGTGGTATTTTGGCTTGGCCTTGTGGCTGCGCTTCTTGCCCCGGTGACCATATTTTACCGACCGCAAAAAAAACCAGTCGAAGTGAAGGTCACAGAGAACAAAACCGAATCCCAGGTGAAAGCGAATGAGAATACTGGGGATTGACCCGGGAACCGGCATACTCGGTTTTGGGGTCATAGATGTCACGGGCGGCAAAACGCAGTTGGTAGATGCTGGCGTAATTCGTACGCCAGCACATGAAGACGACGTAGTGCGTTTGCAGACAATTTATGACGAGCTAACAGACATCATTACGCAGACAAAACCAACACACATGGCAGTAGAGAAACTCTTTTTTGCGCGCAATGTTACGACTGCAATGACGGTGGCACAGGCCAGGGGTGTCGTGCTGCTATGCGGCAGCCAAAACAATCTTGAAATAGCAGAATACACGCCACTTCAGATAAAAATGGCTATTACCGGCTATGGTCGGGCCGATAAAAAACAAATTCAAGAAATGGTACGTATACACCTCGGACTTGCCGAAGTGCCAAAGCCCGATGACTGCGCCGACGCCCTCGCTGCCGCCCTCACCCACGCCCAATCCCGCAAAATCACATAACTTCTGCGTCAAGGACGGACCCTGACGCAACGCCTTCTACTGCGTCAGGGTCCGTCCTTGACGCAGGTGCCGTTCGTACGGTGATTCTGGGTCTGGGTTTTCTATGGTGGCGAGATCCCACTTGATTTCATCGTACATTTTCTTGACATCCTCATAATCTTCTAGAAAATCTAAATAGTTTTCAGATGACGAAAAATACTCCATAATTCGCTTTGTACTAATCCAATCAGCATGTCTTTTGCCGAGGTAAAAATCAAGGCTCGTTTTGTCCGATTCTCTCCAGTCGTGCGGGTTTAGGTGGATGTAGCGTGAAATATGCTGGAGGTAGGCGTCGTCTCCTATCAAACTGGCACGGTAGCGACTCTGGAAAAGCGGGCCGACTCTTTTGTGGACTTTGTTGTACTGCATGCAGTAGCTAGTGAGTAGCGCCCGCATGAAGTCACGTATGGCATATTGGTCGTGCTGATACACAAAAAGATGTATGTGGTTTGGCATGAGAGCGTACGCAAGCAACTCAAGACGACCGACGAAAGATGGGTATACGTGCCGAGTATTGCTTTTGCTAGGTTTTGGTGAGAGATAGCGTTTGAGTAATCCAATGAAAACAGTGAAGTCAGCCTCTCCGTCGAAGGTAATGTTTTTGTTTACGCCTCTTGTATACAAGTGGTAGTAACTCTCTGGAGCGTATTGCTTGATGATGTTTTTTCCGGGCATGCCCACAGTATGCGTCAAGGACGGACCCTGACGCAAGCAGCAGCGGTTTGCTATATGTTCGTTTTGGATGCGTCAGGGTCCGTCCTTGACGCAGGGGAAGTGTGGGATAATGGAAGGATGATAGTGAGCTTGCGTGGGGTGGTGGAAAAGACGGTGGCGGGGTTGGTGCTCGATGTAGGAGGTGTGGGGTATGGTCTCAGCGTCTCAAGCGAAGACTTTGGCCGTTCAGCAGATGGCAAGGAAGCAAAGTTTTACGTGTACGAACATATTCGCGAGCAGGGCTATGACCTGTTTGGTTTCAGCGAGCAGGGAACAAAAGAGTTGTTTGAACAGTTGCTTGGCGTAAAAAACGTGGGGCCAAAGGTTGCGATGGCCGTGCTAGACCTCGGGTCTGCAGCCACGGTGCGAGGTGCCATTGCTGCTGGTGATGTAAAGTTACTACAAAGTGCCAAGGGTGTTGGTAAGCGCGCAGCAGAGCAGATTGTGGTAGAACTGCGCGATAAAGTTGGCTTAGCCCCAGGTGCGTCGGCTGAAGATGTGGTGTACCGGCCTGGCGTGAACACGAAGGACGAAGCCGTGGAGGCGCTTGTATCACTCGGTTACTCCCCTCAGGATGCGGCAATTGCCCTGCAACAAATAGATGCTAGTCTCCCGACCGAAGAGCGAATAAAACAAGCGCTGAAGGGCTAACATGGACATACCTGTCAAAACGCTCAAATCAGGATTTTCACTGCCTGTGTATGGACTGGGAACATGGCAGATGGGCGGTCGCTGGGAGGCGGATAGCTCACAGGATGAAATAGAAATTGGTGCTATTCGGTACGCAATTGAACAAGGTATCACGCACATCGATACAGCGGAAAGTTATGGAAACGGCCATGCGGAAGAACTGATTGCAATTGCAACAGCAGACGTAGACCGTTCAAAACTCTTTGTCGCCTCAAAAGTTTCTGGTAATCATCAGGGATATGATGATTTAATGCGTTCGTGCGAAGCGAGTTTGAAGCGCCTAAAAACCGACTACCTAGACCTATACCTACTGCACCGTTTTCCAGATGCAGGCACGGACATAGCTGACACCATGCGCGCAATGGACCGCCTGGTTGAAGAGGGCATGGTACGTAACATTGGCGCGTGTAACATGACAGTAAGCCGTTTCGCCGAAGCGCAAAAATACACCGCGAGTAAGCTTGTCTGCAACCAGCTACACTATAGCCTAGACTGCCGTGAGATAACCGATAAAGGCGTCCTGCACTACTGTCAAGAAAACGATATTTTTGTCACCGCATGGGGTCCTCTTAGCAAGGGTGCGCTCGAAAAAGCAAAAATCTTGCATGAAATGGCACAAAAATATGGTAAAACTCCATACCAAATAGCACTGAACTGGCTCATTGCACAGCAGAATGTCATTACCATACCCAAAACTTCAACACCTGAACACCTAGATGAGAACCTTGGTGCTCTTGGTTGGGAGCTGGATGCACAGGACTGGCAAAGACTCAGCGATGAGTTTCCTGGCCAAACGCTGGTATCTGACCGCGTTCCATTGGGCTACGACGCAGCCATAAAACCATAAGGAGGTCGCTATGATAGTTATTACCGGGGCAAGCGATGGGCTGGGGAGGGAAATTGCAAAGCTGTATGCGCTTGAGGGTCAGACGGTTGCAAACATATCTCGTCGGACGTGTGATGTTGCCGAGTATAACTTCTTGGGTGACCTCAGTGAGCCAAACGACGTTGCCAAGATAGTCGCAGAAATTCACCAGTCCAAAGAACCTATGGAAGCGCTCATTCTATGTGCCGGGCATTTTACCGTACAAGAACTTGGGCAGATTGACCCGGCCGTAGTGCGAAAAACGTTTGAGATAAATGTGGCTTCGAACATAGAGCTTGTTTCTCGGCTCATAGAGCTTATAAAACGTGATGGTACTGATATTGTGAGTGTGGTTTCAACCACTGGTACAAAACCCACAAATGAGTTTGTGTACGGGGCGTCGAAATGGGCACAGCGTGGTTTTACACTTGGGCTGCAGGCTGAGCTGAAACATACGCCGTGCCGTGTTATAAGTTTTTGCCCCGGTGGTATGAAGACTGGCATGTTTGAGAAAGGCGGCGAACAAATGGATACATCTGGCTTTATGGATCCCCATGAAGTAGCCAAATGCCTCAAGCAGCTTCTGGAACTTCCTAAAAACATGGAGGTTAGCGAAATAATCATAAACAGGAAATAAGGATGAAGTGGCAAGTTAGAATTACTAAACAACAGCGCGTAAAATCAGTTTTTGCGATACTGTTTTCTCCCAGAGAAGCATTACTTATTGCTGGTGCATTTCTGGCAATATTAGTGCTTCAGCAATTTTCGAGTGGATTCTTACGGGTGGTATTACTCACAGAACTTGTGGTGATTGTGGTAATAGTGCCATTAATGATTTTCCGTTCTTTGTGGCAAAGAGGACGTATGATTCGTATGACTGGGAGCGAGGTAATGCAGTATGAAATAAAGAAGGGTTTGTTGCGGTTCAGCGTCGGGAACGACAGCATTCAAATACCTACCAACGATATCGTGCTCCAGCGAACGTATCCGCAAATGATTCTGCTGAAGCGCAAAGGCTTGAAGGTTGGCAACCAGCTTGTGTTGTATTTTGACGAAGAATCTACGAAGCTGAAAGCATTGGCAGCGCTAAAAAAGGAAGGAGTCGCCGTCTATGATAAACGTACCAAAGATTGGGCTGTCTGATGGGCGGGAGATACCGCAAGTAGGACTGGGGCTGTGGCGGGTAAAAGTTGAAGCCGATTTGCATGCATCAGTTACGGCAGCTTTAAGTACTGGATATGTACATTTTGATGATGCCCACGCGTACGGTAACGAGGAGTGGCTTGGTGCTGCACTTCGAGGCAGCGGTAAAACTCGCGGGGAGCTTTTTGTTACTACAAAAATCCGCACCGAGCTTATTGCAGTTGGACAAACGCGAAAAAGTTACCGCCAATCGATGGAGCGGCTTGGGCTGGACTACGTTGACCTATTACTGTTGCACTTTCCAGTGTCACTCATGCGCAAAAAGGCGTGGCTTGAACTCGAGAATATTAAGGCAGAAGGTGGCGCAAAAAGTATCGGTGTTAGCAACTACACCATAAAACACCTCGAAGAAATGAAGTTGTATGCAACAGAGATGCCGGTGGTCAACCAAGTGGAACTACATGTGTTTTTGCAGCAGCCTGAGCTGCTCGAATACTGCCGTGAACACGGCATAGTTGCGGAGGCCTATAGCCCCCTTGCTCATGGTAAAAAGATGGACGACCCCACCATTGTCGCAATCGCCCAGAAACACCACAAAAGCTACGCGCAGATTATGTTGCGCTGGTGTGTGGACAAAGGCCTCGTGGTGTTACCAAAGTCCGTCACGCCGGAACGAGTACAGCAGAACGTAGATATCTTCGACTTCCAGCTCGATGAAGAGGACATGAAGCGCCTTGCTGTCCTCGATCAAGACCTCCGTACGTGCTGGGATCCGACACATGTGCCATAATGTAGGGTACTATGGCGATTGAGCGGATTATGAATACGGTGGTAGCGGATGACGATGACTCGACTGATGAGGTTGAGTTTGAGCTCAAACTGCGTCCGCACGACTTTGCGAATTACATTGGGCAAGAGCGGTTGAAGAAAAACATTCAGCTGGCAATAGCGGCAGCCAAAAAGCGTGGGGAGCCGCTCGACCACGTGTTGCTATACGGTCCGCCCGGGCTGGGCA encodes:
- a CDS encoding ComEC/Rec2 family competence protein gives rise to the protein MRWFSFTSYLHMRARRTDKVLALCTSFLAGLLLARLHLVLPGWFVILLGVLALTGVKKPVFHFILLALFGLSLGLWRGAVYLRALQPYQDFARQQVTLRAKVSQDAVYGVSGQLSFEVKRVQFVSPMVVSAPGTIKVSGFGEFAVYRGDIVEVSGKLYPTRGGKQATMSYTKIQRIASEQTWADNFRRSFVAGMQTALPEPAASFGSGLLIGQRSTLPFAISQAFLMVGLTHIIAVSGYNLTILLNASKRLLEKRSKQLMVLVALLLVGFFMLVTGASASIVRAAVVSGLALAAWYYGRPVRPMVLILLAAALTAYATPVYIWSDIGWWLSMLAFFGILVVAPTVLHRLFPKKQPPLLASMAVETLAAEAMTIPLVMFIFGQVSLVGLLANMLVALFIPIAMLLSFIAGLAGMLVPLAAGWAALPAQLLLTYMLDVTVLLSQIPHVFRTHSYLSVVDMTLCYALIITVIYLLRKKKRIWFTELATTRY
- a CDS encoding Crp/Fnr family transcriptional regulator, with translation MDERKQYGKLSVLEPVGVTRHYPKKRTILFQGEVPASVMVLRSGIVKVYGITGDGDQRTVTILTAGDVFPMSWVFGKSQQCIYYFEALTDCTVLAVSKEDYEHALATNLELKEQIFQNYMSHYVAATMHVYALEHSYAQDKLIYILQYLVTRFGEKQDDGRCKIGLRLSHQDIAEMVGITRETAAVELHKLKAKELIDYQKFTYIVDCDRLFHTDRGDEFDSLELKHTLPGRG
- a CDS encoding YebC/PmpR family DNA-binding transcriptional regulator, translating into MSGHSKWSTIKREKGAKDAARGAVFTKLGNAIAIAARSGTDPETNFALRLTIDKAKMANMPHANIQRAIDRIKDKSAAELQEVLYEGYGPGGVAILVEVATDNINRTYPEVRLAFSKHGGNIAEKGAVAFQFMRKGLIVVKAKGDEFMLEALDAGAEDVQEDGELSEVYTAATELARVRDALKARGYEITEAELTYVPNNTVDVTDADTAGKIMRLMDALDDCDDVANTHVNFDIAEGLLG
- a CDS encoding inositol monophosphatase, which codes for MAYEKELQFAKSLALDAGEIMRRYFRSSELAITQKQDLTPLTVADTQINELVIERVKSEFPSYGVLGEEASYEPKRELLWVVDPIDGTSPFSCGIPVSTFSLALVDRQNGQPYVSVTYDPYLDELMFATKGGGAFCGEKTLRTSQTKDLAGQYVMQGSGLWGIKPTVSIGDIVTGLNAADVRGFNFISAVYGARQVAKGNFAAGFLLYGSPWDSAAVSLLVSEAGGVASDIFGSPRRYDEFANGLLVSCNEIVHEKMLHIIRASALPGMHA
- the ruvC gene encoding crossover junction endodeoxyribonuclease RuvC gives rise to the protein MRILGIDPGTGILGFGVIDVTGGKTQLVDAGVIRTPAHEDDVVRLQTIYDELTDIITQTKPTHMAVEKLFFARNVTTAMTVAQARGVVLLCGSQNNLEIAEYTPLQIKMAITGYGRADKKQIQEMVRIHLGLAEVPKPDDCADALAAALTHAQSRKIT
- a CDS encoding transposase, with translation MPGKNIIKQYAPESYYHLYTRGVNKNITFDGEADFTVFIGLLKRYLSPKPSKSNTRHVYPSFVGRLELLAYALMPNHIHLFVYQHDQYAIRDFMRALLTSYCMQYNKVHKRVGPLFQSRYRASLIGDDAYLQHISRYIHLNPHDWRESDKTSLDFYLGKRHADWISTKRIMEYFSSSENYLDFLEDYEDVKKMYDEIKWDLATIENPDPESPYERHLRQGRTLTQ
- the ruvA gene encoding Holliday junction branch migration protein RuvA, encoding MIVSLRGVVEKTVAGLVLDVGGVGYGLSVSSEDFGRSADGKEAKFYVYEHIREQGYDLFGFSEQGTKELFEQLLGVKNVGPKVAMAVLDLGSAATVRGAIAAGDVKLLQSAKGVGKRAAEQIVVELRDKVGLAPGASAEDVVYRPGVNTKDEAVEALVSLGYSPQDAAIALQQIDASLPTEERIKQALKG
- a CDS encoding aldo/keto reductase is translated as MDIPVKTLKSGFSLPVYGLGTWQMGGRWEADSSQDEIEIGAIRYAIEQGITHIDTAESYGNGHAEELIAIATADVDRSKLFVASKVSGNHQGYDDLMRSCEASLKRLKTDYLDLYLLHRFPDAGTDIADTMRAMDRLVEEGMVRNIGACNMTVSRFAEAQKYTASKLVCNQLHYSLDCREITDKGVLHYCQENDIFVTAWGPLSKGALEKAKILHEMAQKYGKTPYQIALNWLIAQQNVITIPKTSTPEHLDENLGALGWELDAQDWQRLSDEFPGQTLVSDRVPLGYDAAIKP
- a CDS encoding SDR family NAD(P)-dependent oxidoreductase, coding for MIVITGASDGLGREIAKLYALEGQTVANISRRTCDVAEYNFLGDLSEPNDVAKIVAEIHQSKEPMEALILCAGHFTVQELGQIDPAVVRKTFEINVASNIELVSRLIELIKRDGTDIVSVVSTTGTKPTNEFVYGASKWAQRGFTLGLQAELKHTPCRVISFCPGGMKTGMFEKGGEQMDTSGFMDPHEVAKCLKQLLELPKNMEVSEIIINRK
- a CDS encoding aldo/keto reductase; this translates as MINVPKIGLSDGREIPQVGLGLWRVKVEADLHASVTAALSTGYVHFDDAHAYGNEEWLGAALRGSGKTRGELFVTTKIRTELIAVGQTRKSYRQSMERLGLDYVDLLLLHFPVSLMRKKAWLELENIKAEGGAKSIGVSNYTIKHLEEMKLYATEMPVVNQVELHVFLQQPELLEYCREHGIVAEAYSPLAHGKKMDDPTIVAIAQKHHKSYAQIMLRWCVDKGLVVLPKSVTPERVQQNVDIFDFQLDEEDMKRLAVLDQDLRTCWDPTHVP